The Cloeon dipterum chromosome X, ieCloDipt1.1, whole genome shotgun sequence genome includes a window with the following:
- the LOC135947495 gene encoding HEAT repeat-containing protein 5B isoform X1, translated as MSSMELSHSLILNEAALAPIPDDKKPIFILEWLRFVDKVLSAAHKSDIKECQGQLLEQLISCMQNSPGPPIRRLIGKCLATLFSVGDTFMLFDTVNKCNDILKVRDDSPSFLPTRLAVICCLGCMYEKLGRMMGRSYEETLQILVKTLKNAESQTRIEIICTFEKICTGMGNAITNVHKEIYKCVKNYMTDRVMAVRCAAAKCLLGMLQHAPFLYTTELENVALLCIRSFDGSNYEVRCWVAKLLGTLVAKTQMTVRLIFIKCITSAKQFKQDGKDAAGNKNNGPAQSGGKNVKNLTIEEALGILQSGFIKGSGAGFLKGTGEMIKGTSNVCREIRVGISHSYVMFVRAVGPDWLERNMQPFVNHLLELVANPKVAASHMDAVYSRKCISHVLRSTLGRMLGERAQLAACKELAICIAKHLSTSEALAENAKESAQDSMYNQHMLVCALQEMGCLLVSLGTTASSILIDAQSGLINATFALLVHPCQAARLAAAWCLRCVCVAVPSHTTPLIDRCLERVESMRSSPEAIAGYSCALAAILGGVRLSALGVPHTKGKIIFNTAEELLRSASQNSRLSMNRTQAGWLLIGSIMTLGVPVVKGLLPRMLLLWRNSFPRSNKELESEKARGDAFTWQITLEGRSGALSAIHSLLYHCPELVTDDIVRRLLTPIESALAMLTNISSVLKSYGQQLKAPAAMVRLRLYETLTLLPSHSFESSYTHLLRLLVSEFTLAENPANTATSLLRSMYHADDNILLGSCLQENDHKQIEDQIEHSRRIESEALQGISSAGSGALEHDICCLYRPELSEDNFVPGPIPLGVAVIDQSLILFGQIFLRVAPKHKLQMLTHFSECIKQAKSTRQEVVLLNVFTALLGGLKGMAESKNNGGLGTEEVKKAMVTLIQSGLTSPNPVLRYASGEAIGRLAQAVAEPRFTADLAQYSFDRLTSARDATSRTGHSLALGCLHKYVGGLGSSQHLNTSISILLALAQDLASPVVQLWSLHALALIADSGGPMFRGYVEPTLSLAVKLLLTVPLSHSDVHQCIAKVLSALITTIGPELQGGSNTVCAARSLFLCSCAVLQDHENPAVQAEATACLQQLHLFAPRHVNLSTLVPTLCNMLSSSHLLLRKAAVSCLRQLTQREAKEVCEYAMTLTNENGKESIEGLHIDELGLPGVLFSMLDTESDHTLVTHIHDTLTSMLQILAAESLTQWLLLCKDVLTVSFESSVKEEAKALEMNPDDFQLDADEDEDDNDAAEFKASDSKGTRAKIAPRWPTRVFAAQCVRKIIASCHSSAQAEIHFDLAKAKQCNLTRSRGSDFLVLHLAELVRMAFMAATSDSDPLRLEGLETLQDVIDKFAHVMEPEFPGHLLLEQYQAQVGAALRPAFTADTPPTVTAAACEVCSTWIGSGVARDLNDLRRVHQLLVSSLDKLRTGPANSKAAAPRLYNESLTTLECLAILRAWAEIYIVAIGSTKSDERIEDDVQREGLLQLVKPELPNLSQLWLSALRDHALLLLPQNYSSQLPHDGGAFYTCDTIEASRPHFVSAWPPLLHAITLWLTRSGGYQQLEKNGSDWNSKNANRQSGNICKDTFHLMFGICLEALCCPRSSQPISSISTCLKALITIMESPKSHTYLIAEDSSSLAVELCNVLHRLMLTRDSASIQLLVMDALMLVLEAGKISLERSQAKKVKELVPANQECDTQQLPEVLSLGEGGATGQLKANESVVFAALEVCLCLLTRQLPNLNPVGGKNPTSLLHLPSQGAQSKLLIASALQALSVLPSLCSPQGILTVAPTLLYLATGVIEECAVEGRCEATSEPVVSTLQCLRSLASLKLAKQDSSEGAQMRKLLQSALGKLLDLAKTAGSEQTRLDATTVLLAIAVFILHSSPEVICTPTLLYPCVNHFKLCMESNNATVRLQCIQTLRAVFQIPEQKVAVAFIHNLAPRLIEILHLLTSNKNQLMNENQIAVAVEGLKTLESLVMLAKPQNQRSKAGMQLLSLLLPILVNCLKEEQPGSRGGVSKQTQVLHEQSLGWLMRIAPQYPNDFKLLMNQLPQFRTRIQNAIKNSHSVAATTSAAAANKNATQQHQQQPTIKLKMDFSNFASQ; from the exons AT GTCTTCGATGGAGCTGTCACATAGTTTGATCCTCAACGAGGCGGCCCTCGCTCCGATTCCAGACGATAAGAAACCCATCTTTATTTTGGAATGGCTTCGTTTCGTCGACAAAGTCTTGTCAGCAGCACACaag TCGGACATAAAGGAGTGCCAAGGCCAGCTGCTCGAGCAGCTGATCAGCTGCATGCAAAATTCACCTGGCCCTCCGATCCGCAGACTGATTGGAAAGTGTCTCGCCACTCTTTTCAGCGTCGGAGACACCTTCATGCTCTTTGACACCGTTAACAAATGCAATGACATCCTCAAGGTCAGGGATGATTCACCGAGTTTCCTGCCCACTAGATT GGCTGTGATTTGTTGTTTGGGGTGCATGTACGAGAAGCTGGGACGAATGATGGGCCGGTCGTATGAAGAAACGTTGCAAATTTTAGTCAAAACCTTGAAAAACGCCGAGTCGCAGACgcgaattgaaattatttgcacgTTCGAAAAG ATTTGCACTGGAATGGGAAATGCAATTACCAATGTGCACAAGGAGATCTACAAGTGTGTGAAAAATTACATGACAGACCGGGTCATGGCTGTGCGCTGCGCTGCTGCAAAA TGCCTGCTCGGAATGCTTCAGCATGCTCCATTTTTATACACAACAGAATTGGAAAACGTCGCACTCCTCTGCATTCGCTCCTTTGACGGCTCAAATTATGAAGTTCGGTGCTGGGTGGCTAAGCTGCTGGGCACATTGGTTGCCAAGACGCAAATGACGGTTAGattgattttcataaaatgtaTCACATCAGCTAAACAATTTAAGCAGGACGGCAAGGACGCtgctggcaataaaaataacggACCTGCTCAAAGTGGTGGAAAGAACGTGAAAAATTTGACGATTGAAGAAGCGCTGGGAATTCTGCAGTCTGGATTCATCAAAGGCAGCGGCGCCGGGTTTTTGAAAGGCACTGGAGAGATGATCAAGGGCACTTCCAACGTTTGCAGGGAAATCAGAGTTGGGATTTCACAT TCCTACGTCATGTTCGTGCGAGCTGTTGGGCCAGATTGGCTTGAAAGAAACATGCAGCCTTTTGTGAACCATCTGCTGGAACTAGTCGCCAACCCCAAAGTGGCTGCCAGCCATATGGATGCGGTCTACTCCAGGAAGTGCATCAGCCATGTGTTGCGTTCAACGCTCGGGCGAATGCTTGGCGAAAGAGCCCAGCTGGCTGCCTGCAAAGAACTCGCAATCTGCATTGCAAAGCACCTTTCCACTTCTG AAGCTCTGGCTGAAAATGCGAAGGAAAGTGCTCAAGACTCTATGTATAACCAGCACATGCTGGTGTGCGCCCTGCAGGAAATGGGCTGTTTGCTCGTTAGTCTGGGCACCACAGCCTCAAGTATTTTGATCGACGCTCAGTCAG GTCTGATCAACGCAACGTTCGCGCTCTTAGTCCATCCTTGCCAAGCTGCTCGGCTCGCCGCAGCGTGGTGTTTGCGCTGTGTTTGTGTCGCAGTGCCCTCCCACACGACTCCACTCATTGACAG ATGTCTGGAAAGAGTGGAAAGCATGAGGAGCTCTCCTGAAGCCATTGCAGGATACAGTTGCGCTTTGGCTGCGATTTTAGGTGGCGTTCGCCTTTCAGCTCTCGGTGTGCCTCATACAAAGGGCAAA ATAATATTCAACACTGCTGAAGAACTTTTGAGAAGCGCCAGCCAAAACAGTCGCCTGTCGATGAACAGGACGCAAGCAGGATGGCTTTTGATTGGATCTATCATGACGCTAG GTGTTCCAGTCGTGAAGGGACTACTGCCCAGGATGCTTCTGCTCTGGCGGAACTCATTTCCTAGGTCGAACAAGGAACTGGAATCAGAGAAAGCCAGAGGGGACGCGTTCACCTGGCAGATCACCCTGGAAGGCCGCTCAGGGGCTCTCTCGGCCATCCACAGCCTTCTCTACCATTGCCCTGAGCTGGTCACTGATGACATTGTCCGCCGCCTGCTCACTCCTATTGAATCGGCCCTTGCCATGCTCACcaa catttctTCCGTTCTGAAATCGTATGGGCAGCAACTGAAGGCTCCAGCTGCCATGGTTCGCCTCCGTCTCTACGAGACTCTAACACTCCTGCCATCGCACAGCTTTGAAA GCTCATACACTCACCTGCTGAGGCTTCTTGTGTCTGAATTCACGCTGGCGGAAAATCCAGCAAATACAGCCACCTCTCTCTTGAGGAGCATGTACCACGCAGATGATAACATCTTGTTGGGATCGTGCCTGCAAGAAAACGATCACAAGCAAATTGAAGACCAG ATTGAGCACTCACGACGTATTGAGTCGGAAGCT ttgcaAGGCATAAGCTCTGCTGGATCAGGCGCCCTGGAACATGACATCTGCTGCTTGTATCGACCTGAACTCTCG GAGGACAACTTTGTTCCTGGTCCGATTCCGTTGGGCGTTGCGGTTATCGACCAGTCACTCATTCTATTCGGCCAAATCTTCCTGAGGGTGGCACCAAAACACAAACTGCAAATGTTGACGCACTTCAGCGAGTGCATCAAGCAGGCAAAGTCCACCAGGCAGGAAGTGGTGCTGCTCAATGTGTTCACCGCT CTCTTGGGAGGTCTGAAGGGAATGGCCGAGTCAAAGAATAATGGCGGTCTGGGCACTGAGGAAGTGAAAAAGGCCATGGTGACGCTGATCCAGAGCGGACTCACCAGCCCCAACCCTGTGCTCAGGTACGCAAGCGGAGAGGCGATTGGGCGGCTCGCACAAGCCGTGGCTGAGCCCAGGTTCACGGCTGACCTGGCGCAATACAGCTTTGACCGGCTCACCTCAGCCAGAGATGCCACTTCCAGGACTGgacactcgctcgctctaGGCTGTCTTCACAa GTATGTTGGAGGTCTTGGCTCAAGTCAGCATCTGAACACTAGCATCAGCATCCTGCTGGCGCTGGCCCAAGACCTAGCATCGCCTGTGGTTCAACTGTGGTCGTTGCACGCCCTGGCGCTAATCGCTGACTCCGGAGGACCCATGTTCCGCGGCTACGTCGAGCCGACCCTGTCCCTGGCGGTGAAGCTTCTGCTGACAGTGCCACTGTCCCATTCTGATGTGCACCAGTGCATCGCAAAGGTTCTCTCGGCCCTCATAACCACTATTGGGCCTGAATTGCAAG GAGGAAGCAACACAGTTTGTGCTGCCAGATCTCTGTTCCTCTGCTCCTGCGCTGTCCTTCAAGACCATGAAAATCCAGCTGTCCAGGCCGAGGCGACTGCGTGCTTGCAGCAGCTGCACTTGTTCGCGCCCAGACACGTCAACCTCTCTACGTTGGTTCCAACCTTGTGT aacATGCTGTCCAGCAGCCACTTGCTGTTGCGCAAAGCTGCAGTTTCTTGTCTGCGCCAGCTGACTCAAAGAGAGGCCAAAGAGGTTTGCGAATACGCAATGACGCTGACAAATGAGAATGGAAAAGAAAGCATTGAAG GTTTGCACATTGATGAGTTGGGTCTGCCTGGCGTCTTGTTCAGCATGCTGGACACTGAGAGCGATCACACGCTCGTCACACACATCCATGACACTCTGACCAGCATGCTTCAGATTTTAGCTGCAGAGTCCCTGACACAATGGCTCCTCCTCTGCAAGGATGTATTGACAGTTTCgtttg AATCCAGTGTGAAAGAGGAGGCTAAGGCCCTGGAGATGAATCCTGATGATTTTCAACTGGATGCAGATGAAGACGAAGATGACAATGACGCAGCGGAATTCAAAGCCTCTGATTCCAAGGGAACAAGAGCGAAGATCGCGCCTCGCTGGCCGACCAGAGTGTTCGCAGCGCAGTGCGTGAGAAAGATAATCGCGTCCTGCCATTCCTCGGCGCAAGCTGAAATCCACTTTGATTTGGCTAAGGCTAAACAGTGCAATCTTACTAGAAGTCGCGGAA GTGACTTCTTGGTGCTGCACTTGGCGGAGCTGGTGCGAATGGCCTTCATGGCAGCCACCAGCGACTCCGACCCTCTTCGCCTGGAAGGTTTGGAGACCCTGCAGGACGTGATTGACAAGTTCGCGCACGTGATGGAGCCAGAGTTCCCTGGGCACCTGCTTTTAGAGCAATACCAAGCGCAGGTGGGAGCCGCCCTGAGGCCCGCTTTCACTGCGGACACGCCGCCCACCGTCACAGCTGCTGCCTGTGAGGTGTGCTCGACCTGGATCGGCTCTGGGGTCGCCAGGGACCTGAACGACTTGCGCAGGGTGCATCAGCTGCTGGTGTCGTCGCTTGACAAGCTGAGAACCGGTCCTGCCAACAGCAAGGCGGCCGCTCCCAGATTGTACAATGAAAGTTTGACAACTCTCGAGTGCTTGGCCATACTTAGAGCGTGGGCAGAG aTTTACATCGTTGCAATTGGAAGCACGAAATCAGATGAACGCATTGAAGACGACGTGCAACGCGAAGGACTGCTCCAGCTCGTCAAACCTGAGCTGCCTAATTTATCGCAACTGTGGCTCTCCGCACTCAGAGATCACGCGTTGCTCTTACTCCCCCAAA ATTATTCAAGCCAACTGCCACACGACGGCGGTGCGTTCTACACGTGCGACACGATTGAGGCGTCGCGGCCACATTTCGTGTCAGCGTGGCCTCCCCTGCTGCACGCCATTACCCTGTGGCTGACCAGAAGTGGTGGCTACCAGCAACTTGAGAAAAATGGATCTGACTGGAACAGCAAAAATGCTAACAGGCAGAGTGGCAACATCTGTAAAGACACCTTCCACTTGATGTTTG GTATTTGTCTGGAGGCGCTGTGCTGCCCTCGCTCATCGCAGCCGATCAGCAGCATTTCAACATGTCTCAAGGCACTGATCACCATAATGGAGTCACCGAAGTCACACACGTATCTCATAGCTGAGGACTCCAGTTCTCTGGCTGTTGAACTTTGCAACGTGCTGCACAGACTAATGCTGACCAGAGACAGCGCATCAATACAGCTGCTCGTCATGGATGCATTGATGCTTGTCCTTGAGGCTGGAAAGATCAGCCTGGAACGAAGCCAGGCCAAAAAAGTTAAAG AATTAGTGCCAGCTAACCAGGAATGTGACACGCAACAACTACCAGAGGTTTTGTCCTTGGGCGAGGGAGGAGCCACTGGCCAGCTGAAAGCCAATGAGTCGGTGGTGTTCGCGGCCCTCGAGGTGTGTCTTTGTCTGCTCACTCGGCAGCTGCCCAACCTGAACCCTGTCGGCGGCAAGAACCCCACCAGCCTCTTGCACTTGCCCTCACAGGGCGCCCAGTCCAAGCTGCTCATCGCCTCGGCTCTGCAGGCGCTAAGCGTTCTGCCCAGTCTCTGCTCTCCCCAAG gAATTTTGACTGTGGCACCGACCCTGCTGTATCTAGCGACAGGGGTGATTGAGGAGTGTGCCGTGGAAGGGAGGTGCGAGGCGACTAGTGAGCCAGTGGTTTCCACCCTGCAGTGCCTGCGCTCCCTGGCGTCGCTGAAGCTGGCCAAACAAGACTCAAGCGAGGGCGCGCAGATGCGCAAACTCCTACAGTCTGCCCTGGGAAAGCTGCTCGACCTGGCCAAGACGGCCGGCAGCGAGCAGACGCGGCTTGACGCCACCACCGTTCTCCTCGCCATCGCCGTCTTCATCCTGCACTCCTCCCCAGAGGTTATCTGCACGCCGACCCTTCTCTACCCATGCGTAAACCACTTCAAGCTCTGCATGGAGAGCAATAATGCCACG GTGCGGCTGCAGTGCATACAGACGCTGCGAGCGGTGTTCCAGATTCCGGAGCAGAAGGTGGCGGTGGCTTTCATCCACAACCTGGCTCCACGTCTCATCGAAATCCTGCATTTACTCACCAGCAACAAGAATCAGCTGATGAATGAGAACCAAATCGCCGTGGCCGTCGAAGGACTGAAAACTCTTGAGAGCCTGGTCATGCTGGCTAAGCCACAAAACC AGAGAAGTAAAGCTG GGATGCAGCTGCTTTCGCTTTTGCTGCCGATCCTGGTGAACTGCCTGAAGGAGGAGCAGCCTGGCAGCAGGGGCGGTGTGTCCAAGCAGACGCAGGTGCTGCACGAGCAGAGTCTGGGCTGGTTGATGCGCATCGCACCGCAATACCCCAATGACTTCAAGCTGCTGATGAACCAGCTTCCGCAGTTCCGCACCAGAATCCAGAACGCGATCAAGAACAGCCATTCTGTCGCCGCCACCAcgtctgccgccgccgcaaacAAAAACGCGACGCAGCAACACCAGCAGCAGCCCACCATCAAACTCAAGATGGATTTTAGCAATTTCGCATCGCAATAA